The following are encoded in a window of Flavobacterium psychrotrophum genomic DNA:
- a CDS encoding MotA/TolQ/ExbB proton channel family protein, with amino-acid sequence MANASVQKVEKKEGSKGSNIFAGLAIVICLLVGFGVWKFIMGDPGNFEGGTTEGHPLGFLGTVYKGGVIVAVLLGLLLMALVFSIERFIVISKAAGKGNIETFVAKVQAQIKNANINEAMAECDKQQGTVANVVKAGLLKYEEVKREGFDSERAEAAIQQELEEATSLEMPMLEKNLVILSTLVSIGTLVGLLGTVSGMIKAFSAMGAGSTPDSAQLAVGISEALINTATGIGTSTVSIIAYNLFTTKIDKLTYSIDEAGFTITQTYRRFRARANNA; translated from the coding sequence ATGGCAAACGCATCTGTTCAGAAAGTTGAAAAAAAGGAAGGTTCTAAGGGGTCTAATATATTTGCAGGACTTGCAATAGTTATATGTCTTTTAGTAGGTTTTGGTGTATGGAAATTTATCATGGGAGACCCTGGTAACTTTGAAGGTGGAACTACAGAAGGTCACCCTCTAGGATTTTTAGGTACAGTTTATAAAGGTGGTGTAATTGTTGCCGTACTTCTTGGCCTTTTATTAATGGCTCTTGTATTCTCTATTGAGAGGTTTATTGTAATCTCTAAAGCTGCCGGTAAAGGTAACATCGAAACGTTTGTTGCTAAAGTACAGGCTCAGATTAAAAATGCAAACATTAACGAGGCTATGGCTGAGTGCGATAAGCAACAAGGTACTGTTGCAAACGTGGTAAAAGCAGGTCTTCTTAAATATGAAGAAGTAAAACGCGAAGGTTTTGACAGCGAAAGGGCTGAGGCTGCTATCCAGCAAGAGCTTGAAGAGGCTACGTCTCTTGAAATGCCAATGCTTGAGAAAAACCTTGTAATCCTTTCTACACTTGTATCTATTGGTACACTTGTTGGTCTTCTTGGTACAGTATCTGGTATGATCAAGGCGTTCTCTGCGATGGGTGCCGGTTCTACTCCAGACTCTGCTCAGCTTGCAGTAGGTATCTCTGAAGCACTTATTAACACAGCTACTGGTATTGGTACTTCTACTGTGTCGATCATTGCTTACAACCTTTTCACAACTAAAATTGACAAACTTACTTACTCTATTGATGAGGCAGGTTTCACGATCACTCAAACTTACAGAAGGTTTAGGGCTCGTGCTAACAACGCATAA
- a CDS encoding energy transducer TonB, with protein sequence MKAFFIPLIFILFAGAASAQQITDPSKTSALPLADYIASTSVLDVQPGYPGGIKEFYSFIGDNFHVPDVDKEMQAKILLSFVVEKDGTLTDIKVLRDPGYGMGDEAVRVFKLCPEKWTPGYKEGLPVRCSYVIPITINLKSAEPPKKI encoded by the coding sequence ATGAAAGCATTTTTTATACCGCTGATTTTTATTTTATTTGCTGGTGCAGCATCTGCACAGCAAATTACAGATCCTTCAAAAACATCAGCCTTACCACTTGCAGATTATATTGCCAGCACTTCGGTGCTCGATGTGCAGCCTGGCTATCCGGGAGGGATTAAAGAATTTTATAGTTTTATTGGTGATAATTTTCATGTTCCGGATGTGGATAAGGAAATGCAGGCTAAAATTTTGCTGTCATTTGTTGTAGAAAAAGATGGTACTCTTACAGATATAAAGGTATTGAGGGATCCTGGTTATGGAATGGGAGATGAGGCAGTACGGGTTTTTAAGCTTTGCCCCGAGAAATGGACACCGGGATATAAAGAAGGGCTACCCGTAAGGTGTTCTTATGTTATACCCATTACTATCAACCTTAAAAGTGCAGAGCCTCCAAAAAAAATATAA
- a CDS encoding energy transducer TonB has translation MSKLDIFNKQWIDLVFEGRNKNYGAYKLRSENPKTTVVALILGSVFFAAAIGAPVIISKLPKDETAKQEEEQIIEVMDIPEPPVEILPPPPPPVEAYQAPKSIVEEVKFKPLEAAKKEDVPEDPPKQEQFKDADPSSRNAEASPTGDINIGKPSGDLDKGVEVPDNQVYNSAGLQVQPEFPGGIAAFLGYVQKNFRIPEVDQDMTARIYVSFVVEKDGTLTDIKVLRDPGYGLGKEAMRVLKSVKTKWSPGIQNGKPVRASYNLPITINIKS, from the coding sequence ATGTCAAAACTAGATATATTTAATAAACAGTGGATTGACCTTGTTTTTGAAGGACGTAACAAAAATTACGGTGCTTACAAGCTAAGGTCAGAAAATCCTAAAACAACTGTAGTAGCCCTTATACTGGGTTCTGTGTTTTTCGCTGCTGCCATAGGCGCACCGGTTATCATTAGCAAATTGCCTAAAGATGAAACGGCTAAGCAGGAAGAAGAACAAATTATTGAAGTAATGGATATACCGGAACCACCGGTTGAGATATTACCACCACCACCACCACCGGTTGAAGCTTATCAGGCTCCAAAATCGATAGTGGAAGAGGTTAAATTTAAGCCTCTTGAGGCGGCTAAGAAGGAAGATGTTCCTGAAGATCCGCCTAAGCAAGAGCAGTTTAAAGATGCTGACCCAAGTTCTCGTAACGCAGAGGCCAGTCCTACAGGTGATATCAACATTGGTAAGCCTTCAGGAGATCTTGATAAAGGTGTAGAAGTGCCGGATAACCAAGTCTATAACTCAGCAGGTCTTCAGGTGCAGCCTGAATTCCCGGGTGGTATAGCAGCTTTCCTTGGTTACGTTCAGAAAAACTTCAGGATTCCTGAAGTAGACCAGGACATGACCGCAAGGATCTACGTATCATTCGTAGTTGAAAAAGACGGTACACTTACAGATATTAAAGTGCTTAGGGATCCGGGTTACGGACTTGGTAAAGAAGCAATGCGCGTTCTTAAATCGGTTAAGACCAAATGGTCTCCGGGTATACAGAACGGTAAACCGGTAAGGGCTTCTTATAACCTGCCTATTACGATTAATATTAAATCATAA
- a CDS encoding cell division protein ZapA, whose translation MDDKLKIKISIADRVYPLTVNPEQEEGLRSASKKIDAMIKQFEENYAVRDKQDVLAMCALQFASQTEQKGIDRSAEIDEAVAKLKLMDEKLDDLL comes from the coding sequence ATGGATGATAAACTGAAAATAAAAATATCAATTGCAGACAGGGTGTACCCGCTAACGGTAAATCCGGAGCAGGAAGAGGGACTGAGGAGTGCCTCTAAAAAAATTGATGCAATGATAAAACAGTTTGAAGAAAACTATGCCGTGCGCGATAAGCAGGATGTACTGGCCATGTGCGCCCTGCAATTTGCTTCGCAAACTGAGCAAAAAGGCATAGACCGCTCTGCGGAAATAGACGAAGCCGTTGCGAAGCTGAAGCTTATGGATGAAAAATTAGACGATCTCCTTTAA
- a CDS encoding PstS family phosphate ABC transporter substrate-binding protein, whose protein sequence is MKKIIPALFVVSFLGFGIFISCNDKTTSDKQPVETMLAGTLTIQADNTVQPIVEDVLAVFQSIYANAKITQVNRNEGDIVNALLNDSASVAILTRTLTEGEEAHFAKVGIKPRTTLFATDGIAFVASRTAKDTVLRIDDVYRIMKGEETSSAKQLVFDSANSSTVSYLMAKTGVDKIPLKNVYSLKNTAEVLTFVDNNPGAIGVIGVNWLVQPPVELEQSIKNVRVLGVNNVKKGVAGTEYYKPSQSNIAAGLYPFTRNVYLLNYQGKQGLGMGFANYIVAPDGQRIILKSGLVPVNIPPREIEIVK, encoded by the coding sequence ATGAAAAAGATAATCCCAGCATTGTTTGTTGTGTCTTTCCTTGGATTCGGAATTTTTATTTCCTGTAATGACAAGACAACAAGTGATAAGCAGCCGGTAGAAACCATGCTGGCCGGTACACTTACCATACAGGCTGATAATACTGTTCAGCCCATTGTTGAAGATGTGCTTGCTGTGTTTCAGAGTATTTATGCCAATGCAAAAATTACACAGGTGAACCGTAACGAGGGCGATATTGTAAACGCATTACTTAATGATTCTGCCAGTGTAGCAATATTAACGCGCACACTTACCGAAGGTGAAGAGGCGCATTTTGCTAAAGTAGGTATCAAGCCGCGTACTACGTTATTTGCTACAGATGGTATTGCTTTTGTAGCATCGCGCACGGCAAAAGATACGGTGCTGAGAATTGATGATGTTTACAGGATAATGAAAGGGGAGGAGACATCTTCGGCTAAGCAGTTGGTGTTTGACAGTGCTAACAGTAGTACAGTATCATACCTTATGGCTAAAACAGGTGTAGATAAAATCCCGTTAAAAAATGTTTATTCCCTTAAAAATACTGCCGAAGTACTTACATTTGTAGATAACAATCCCGGTGCTATTGGCGTTATAGGTGTGAATTGGCTGGTACAACCACCTGTAGAATTAGAACAAAGCATAAAAAATGTGCGTGTTCTTGGCGTCAATAATGTTAAAAAAGGAGTGGCAGGTACAGAATATTATAAACCATCGCAAAGCAATATAGCTGCAGGTTTGTACCCTTTTACACGCAATGTGTACCTGTTAAATTATCAGGGCAAACAAGGCTTAGGCATGGGATTTGCAAATTACATTGTAGCACCCGACGGACAAAGGATAATCCTCAAATCAGGACTGGTGCCGGTAAACATCCCGCCAAGGGAAATTGAAATAGTAAAATAA
- a CDS encoding ExbD/TolR family protein: MAELNTGGGGGDGKKVRSKKSNPGVDLTAMVDLAFLLITFFMLTTTLSKPQSMPLAMPDKTEDPTSKNTPIPEKRMMTILIGKDNRLLWYMGKFETPIIPPTEAGYGKNSIRKDILKNTAFAKQNADKPDEGLIVNIKASDAANYKNLVDILDEMAINKVQLYAIGDITPAEIDLLKKTDLY, translated from the coding sequence ATGGCAGAATTAAATACCGGCGGTGGCGGTGGCGACGGCAAAAAGGTAAGAAGTAAAAAAAGTAACCCCGGGGTAGACCTTACCGCGATGGTAGATTTGGCTTTCCTTCTTATTACCTTCTTCATGCTTACCACTACGCTGTCAAAACCACAGTCGATGCCTTTGGCTATGCCGGATAAAACTGAAGATCCAACAAGTAAAAATACGCCAATCCCTGAAAAGAGGATGATGACCATACTTATTGGTAAAGATAACAGGCTTTTATGGTATATGGGGAAATTTGAAACTCCAATCATACCGCCAACAGAGGCTGGTTATGGTAAAAATAGCATCAGGAAAGATATTCTTAAGAATACCGCATTTGCAAAGCAAAATGCGGATAAGCCTGATGAGGGCCTTATTGTAAACATCAAGGCAAGCGATGCAGCTAACTACAAAAACCTTGTAGATATCCTGGACGAGATGGCAATCAACAAAGTGCAGTTATATGCTATAGGTGATATTACACCGGCGGAGATTGACCTGTTGAAGAAAACGGATTTATATTAA
- a CDS encoding TonB-dependent receptor plug domain-containing protein gives MNKLITLTILLFFCTAFAQKPPMIYGIALDESDQPLESVKVYYDDITGHHETFSDRTGFYKLEIPVERKVVVWFSHKSFRGELFVEMEHMKPGVSSEFNFKAGTQMVTLEIDNFDHKAVQAITVIEPEVIRNIPGLNQGVENIIKLMGGASGSNDLSTQYSVRGGNYDENLVYVNDVEIYRPFLVRSGQQEGLSFTNTAMVQNVDFSAGGFQSKYGDKMSSVLDVTYRKPTGFGAQLEASFLGGSLTLEGVSKDKKWSAIVGGRYRNNSLLVNSQQTESNYKPTFADVQSIVNYKPNDKWSFNFIGNIAQNNYNYQPYFRQTNFGTVSEPIALQIVYDGQEKDRYRTFFGALTADYNISENSKIKIIGSAYHTQEQEYFDILAQYALGDVDSNIGSDTFGDIKFARAVGSQLNHARNDLDALITNAEVKGTHDIGSNRIEWGAKYTREDFRDRLVEWEVIDSAGFSIRPPVVDYVPNDQPYNPYTGALVPYQNVRATNFVVINRLSGYAQWSRRAMLGNSKLFMNAGARVQQWQVDGASEPGKSQVVVSPRGQLALKPNWKMDMLFRLSGGVYSQPPFYRELRDSLGQVRPNVKAQNSYHIVAGNDFSFKWKGRPFKLVTEAYYKKMDNINTYTLENVRIRYRANNDAVAYAYGMDVRMNGQFVPGTESWVTLGYMKTEENYQGKGYIARPTDQRLKFAVLFQDYVPNIPNMRVYLNMVYNTGLPGGSPSYADSYKYQTRLNDYRRADAGFAYVFVDRNDSKLNKDLKQDSWKAPFKELTLGLEIFNLFNNQNAITNTWVRDVYTKSSYGIPNFLTSRVFSVKLTAKI, from the coding sequence ATAAATAAGCTTATAACGCTCACAATATTGCTGTTTTTCTGTACGGCATTTGCCCAAAAACCACCCATGATATACGGTATTGCCCTCGATGAGAGCGACCAGCCTTTAGAAAGTGTAAAGGTGTATTATGACGATATAACCGGGCATCATGAAACGTTTAGCGACCGTACCGGTTTTTATAAACTGGAAATTCCGGTAGAGCGTAAGGTGGTGGTCTGGTTTTCGCACAAAAGCTTTAGGGGAGAACTCTTTGTAGAGATGGAACACATGAAGCCGGGGGTAAGTTCTGAATTCAACTTTAAGGCAGGTACCCAGATGGTAACCCTCGAAATTGATAATTTTGACCATAAAGCGGTACAGGCAATTACCGTTATAGAGCCGGAAGTTATTCGTAATATACCGGGGCTTAATCAGGGGGTTGAAAATATAATAAAATTAATGGGAGGTGCCAGTGGCAGTAACGATCTTAGTACACAGTATTCTGTACGCGGGGGTAATTATGATGAAAACCTGGTGTATGTAAATGATGTAGAGATCTACCGCCCGTTCCTTGTGCGTTCTGGCCAGCAGGAGGGCTTAAGTTTTACAAATACAGCCATGGTGCAGAATGTAGACTTTTCTGCAGGTGGTTTCCAGTCAAAATATGGCGATAAAATGTCTTCGGTTTTAGATGTTACGTATAGGAAGCCTACAGGTTTTGGCGCGCAGCTTGAGGCCAGTTTTCTTGGCGGAAGCTTAACTCTTGAAGGTGTTTCTAAAGATAAAAAATGGAGTGCCATTGTAGGCGGGCGTTACCGTAACAACAGCCTTTTAGTAAACAGCCAGCAGACAGAGAGCAACTACAAGCCAACTTTTGCCGATGTGCAGAGTATAGTAAACTATAAGCCGAATGATAAATGGTCATTCAATTTCATTGGCAACATTGCCCAGAATAATTATAATTACCAGCCTTATTTCCGCCAGACCAATTTTGGTACCGTGTCAGAGCCTATTGCATTGCAAATAGTATATGACGGGCAGGAAAAAGACCGCTACCGTACCTTTTTCGGGGCGCTTACCGCAGATTATAACATATCTGAAAATTCTAAGATAAAAATTATTGGGTCCGCTTATCATACACAGGAGCAGGAATATTTTGATATCCTTGCGCAGTATGCCCTGGGCGATGTAGACAGTAACATAGGTAGCGACACCTTTGGTGATATAAAGTTTGCCCGTGCCGTAGGTTCACAGCTTAATCATGCCCGTAACGACCTTGATGCGCTAATAACAAATGCAGAAGTTAAAGGCACACATGATATAGGGTCTAACCGTATAGAGTGGGGCGCTAAATATACCCGCGAAGACTTTCGCGACCGCCTTGTAGAGTGGGAGGTAATTGATTCGGCCGGATTCTCTATCCGCCCTCCGGTGGTAGATTATGTACCAAACGACCAACCTTATAATCCATATACAGGAGCGTTGGTGCCGTACCAAAATGTACGTGCTACTAATTTTGTGGTTATTAATCGCCTTTCGGGCTATGCGCAATGGAGCAGAAGGGCAATGCTGGGCAATAGTAAGTTATTTATGAATGCCGGTGCGCGTGTGCAGCAATGGCAGGTAGATGGCGCAAGCGAGCCGGGTAAAAGCCAGGTTGTGGTAAGCCCGCGTGGGCAACTGGCCTTAAAGCCAAACTGGAAAATGGATATGTTATTCCGTTTATCCGGAGGTGTATATAGCCAGCCGCCATTTTATCGTGAGCTCCGCGACTCTCTTGGGCAGGTGCGCCCTAATGTAAAAGCGCAAAATTCGTATCATATAGTAGCAGGTAACGACTTTAGCTTTAAATGGAAAGGACGTCCGTTTAAACTGGTTACTGAGGCCTACTATAAAAAGATGGATAACATTAATACCTATACCTTAGAAAACGTACGTATTCGTTACCGTGCCAACAACGATGCTGTAGCATATGCTTATGGTATGGATGTGCGTATGAATGGCCAGTTTGTGCCAGGAACAGAATCCTGGGTAACGCTGGGTTACATGAAAACCGAAGAAAATTACCAGGGTAAAGGTTACATTGCCCGCCCTACAGACCAGAGGTTGAAGTTTGCCGTATTGTTTCAGGATTATGTGCCTAACATTCCTAATATGCGAGTATACCTTAATATGGTATATAATACCGGGCTGCCGGGTGGTTCGCCATCGTATGCAGATTCGTATAAGTACCAAACACGTCTTAACGATTACCGCCGCGCCGATGCCGGTTTTGCTTATGTATTTGTAGACCGCAACGACAGTAAACTTAATAAAGACCTTAAACAGGACAGTTGGAAAGCTCCGTTTAAAGAGCTTACGCTGGGGCTTGAAATATTCAACCTCTTTAATAACCAGAATGCAATAACCAATACATGGGTGCGCGATGTGTATACCAAGAGTTCTTATGGTATTCCTAATTTCCTTACAAGCCGCGTATTTAGCGTTAAGCTTACCGCGAAAATATAA
- a CDS encoding ExbD/TolR family protein has protein sequence MAKVKIHRKSTRIDMTAMCDVAFLLLSFFVMTATAKQPEPKPVDPPASTVLSKLPEEGVAVITIGEKQVFFTIPRSARKGTIERIAKEKGLTFTPSEINAFVGMDGFGVPLNQLKGLLNKTPAQRNIPGLQKGIPYDSINDQLSDWVKQAREAEKAVLDERIASGEQDVVYKDMDVAIKGDAKEDYTTVKRVIDILQKQNKNRFFLVTGLRNEDF, from the coding sequence ATGGCTAAAGTTAAAATACACAGGAAGAGTACAAGGATAGACATGACCGCAATGTGCGACGTGGCGTTCCTGCTGCTTTCGTTCTTTGTTATGACTGCCACTGCTAAACAGCCGGAACCAAAGCCGGTTGACCCGCCAGCATCTACAGTACTGTCTAAGCTTCCTGAGGAAGGTGTGGCTGTAATTACGATAGGTGAGAAGCAGGTTTTCTTTACAATACCAAGGTCTGCCCGTAAAGGTACCATAGAGCGTATTGCCAAAGAAAAAGGTTTGACATTTACACCAAGTGAAATAAATGCTTTTGTAGGTATGGATGGTTTTGGTGTGCCGCTTAACCAGCTTAAAGGTTTGTTAAATAAAACACCAGCACAAAGAAATATTCCGGGCCTTCAAAAAGGTATTCCTTATGATAGTATCAACGACCAGCTAAGCGACTGGGTTAAGCAGGCAAGGGAAGCTGAAAAAGCAGTTCTTGACGAGCGTATAGCAAGTGGCGAGCAGGATGTTGTTTATAAGGATATGGATGTTGCCATTAAAGGTGATGCCAAAGAAGATTATACCACTGTAAAGAGGGTGATTGATATCCTGCAGAAACAAAACAAGAACAGGTTCTTTTTAGTAACAGGATTACGTAACGAAGATTTTTAA
- a CDS encoding tetratricopeptide repeat protein — protein MKEFKFLGASLLLVTMANAQDANEAKKAIDAEQYQKAKTTLKSLISSAPDEGKNYFLLGDIYLTQTEQDSAALYFNKGKAVKNNADYNNIGLGQIDLNAGNAAGAQAKFDAVEKELKKKDVEQLIYIGRAFIYAEKPDYKKAVATLNKAVAKDAKNAQAFLYLGEAYYRDRDQNNAYKNYRTASELDPSLLRAQLQLGVITKNTGAAFPEAVKFFEGIVAKSPNYGPVYRELAETYYKWGNVDYAKKPEYNAKALEFYRKYMSLTDYSLNSRMRYADFLLLTGDYKALETEAKAMQQMDKVNPRILRYLAYSSYENGNYEASVTAMKEFIAKVEPKRVIARDYLYLGLAKLATTVGKDDKGNSIITNQASFDEAIADIKKAAETDIDITAEFNEIGKKLFTQKLYGPAAVVFEVATTNPNNKNAFYDNFYLAYSIYYGHVNKSDADKKLNGEQLKKADAALNKVIELSPDAQDAFLFKARINKNLQTNEGYAEMAKSYDSYITIVTGKGAAETAKPAVSKNLLEAYSDAGAYYVVTDKAKAKDYFTKALAIAPTDSYVKGELAKLK, from the coding sequence ATGAAAGAATTTAAATTCCTCGGTGCGTCATTGTTGCTTGTTACAATGGCAAACGCGCAAGATGCAAACGAGGCTAAGAAAGCAATTGATGCCGAACAATACCAAAAGGCTAAAACAACATTAAAATCGCTTATTTCATCTGCCCCAGATGAAGGTAAAAATTACTTTTTGCTTGGCGATATTTACCTTACGCAAACAGAGCAGGATTCTGCGGCACTTTACTTCAATAAAGGTAAAGCGGTTAAGAACAATGCTGATTATAACAATATCGGCCTTGGCCAGATCGACCTTAATGCCGGTAATGCTGCCGGAGCACAGGCCAAGTTTGATGCTGTAGAAAAAGAGCTTAAAAAGAAAGATGTTGAGCAGCTTATTTATATAGGCCGCGCATTTATCTATGCTGAAAAGCCGGATTATAAGAAAGCTGTTGCTACACTAAACAAAGCTGTAGCTAAAGATGCTAAGAATGCGCAGGCGTTTCTTTACCTTGGTGAGGCATACTACCGTGACCGCGACCAAAACAATGCATATAAGAACTACCGTACAGCTTCTGAACTTGACCCATCATTACTAAGGGCGCAACTACAGCTTGGTGTTATTACCAAGAATACAGGTGCTGCGTTTCCGGAGGCGGTTAAATTCTTTGAAGGCATTGTAGCTAAAAGCCCTAACTATGGCCCGGTTTACCGTGAGCTTGCTGAAACATATTACAAGTGGGGTAATGTAGATTATGCTAAGAAGCCTGAATATAACGCAAAGGCACTTGAATTCTACAGAAAGTATATGAGCCTTACCGACTATTCACTTAACTCTCGTATGAGGTATGCTGACTTCCTTCTTTTAACAGGCGACTATAAGGCGCTTGAAACAGAGGCTAAGGCAATGCAGCAGATGGATAAGGTTAACCCTCGTATACTGCGTTACCTGGCGTACTCATCTTATGAGAATGGTAATTATGAAGCGAGTGTTACTGCAATGAAAGAATTTATTGCTAAGGTAGAACCTAAGCGTGTTATTGCGAGAGATTACCTGTATCTTGGCCTTGCTAAACTGGCTACCACTGTAGGTAAAGACGATAAGGGAAACAGCATCATTACAAACCAGGCTTCTTTTGATGAGGCTATTGCCGATATTAAAAAAGCTGCTGAAACTGATATTGATATTACTGCTGAGTTTAATGAGATTGGTAAAAAGCTGTTTACCCAAAAACTATATGGCCCTGCGGCTGTAGTGTTTGAGGTGGCTACTACCAACCCAAATAACAAGAATGCGTTTTATGACAACTTCTACCTTGCTTACTCAATCTACTATGGTCATGTAAACAAGTCTGATGCTGACAAGAAACTAAATGGCGAGCAGCTAAAGAAAGCAGATGCTGCACTTAATAAGGTAATTGAGCTTTCTCCGGATGCCCAGGACGCATTCCTTTTCAAAGCCAGGATAAACAAAAACCTACAGACTAACGAAGGGTATGCAGAAATGGCAAAAAGCTATGACTCATACATTACTATAGTTACAGGTAAAGGTGCTGCTGAAACAGCTAAACCAGCGGTTTCTAAAAACCTTTTAGAAGCTTATTCTGATGCCGGTGCTTACTATGTTGTTACAGATAAAGCTAAGGCTAAAGATTACTTTACAAAAGCTCTTGCCATAGCACCAACAGACAGCTATGTAAAAGGAGAGCTTGCAAAGCTTAAATAA
- a CDS encoding M23 family metallopeptidase, with translation MRFYYILLLLSLSVSGQTQYPQDYFRSPMDLPVHPSGTFGELRTNHFHAGLDYRTNQKTGYPVYAAASGYVSRIKVSSYGYGTALYIDHPNGYTTLYGHLLKYGPKIEEYVRKKQYEKKSFEIEIFPKPGEITVTQGEIVAFSGNSGGSGGPHLHFEYRDTKTEMIINPLLFGLDKKMKDPKPPTIYSILVYPLGDNGVVDGSKVPMLINIHPQKDGSYLADKISAKGKIGFAVNATDKSTGSSGNNGIYKAELLFNGAPNFSCEFNTFAFDESRYVNNYIDYERYYNTGQRYQKLFIQTPYPLTLLKHNQRDGQFEVVPGDTQNYRIEVSDYHGNKTFVNGSIQYSDAPGTVMVPKHVTPYLVKSANDNNYTKGGVSVFVPAHAFYEDFYMDFDVKDSVLYLHHPTVPVHSYVQVSFDVSHLSKDELAKTFIAGYAGKRFSYNSSFMDDGRLTAKVKTLGNFKLAKDTNPPKIFGATFKEGEWLTKADTIGMKISDDLSGIATYDTFINGKWALMHYDYKTRTIFHNFSDGVVDEGRNELKVVVTDNVGNSTTFETHFFRTQKD, from the coding sequence ATGAGATTTTACTATATACTACTTCTTTTATCGCTAAGCGTTTCAGGGCAAACACAGTATCCCCAGGATTACTTTCGTTCACCTATGGATTTGCCTGTGCATCCGTCCGGTACGTTTGGAGAATTGCGCACCAACCATTTCCATGCCGGGCTTGATTACCGTACCAACCAAAAAACAGGCTATCCGGTATATGCAGCTGCTTCAGGCTATGTTTCACGCATTAAAGTCTCATCTTACGGCTACGGAACAGCCCTTTATATCGACCATCCTAACGGATATACCACTCTTTACGGGCACCTTTTAAAGTATGGGCCTAAGATAGAGGAGTATGTGCGCAAAAAACAATACGAGAAAAAATCATTTGAAATAGAAATTTTCCCAAAACCGGGAGAGATTACAGTAACCCAGGGAGAGATTGTAGCATTTTCCGGTAACAGCGGAGGGTCGGGCGGGCCTCACCTGCACTTTGAATACCGCGATACCAAGACGGAAATGATCATCAATCCATTACTTTTTGGGCTTGACAAAAAAATGAAAGATCCTAAGCCGCCTACAATCTATAGTATACTTGTATATCCGCTGGGCGATAATGGAGTGGTAGATGGCTCTAAGGTGCCAATGCTTATAAATATCCACCCACAAAAAGACGGTAGCTACCTGGCCGACAAGATTTCTGCCAAAGGGAAAATAGGTTTCGCGGTAAATGCTACAGATAAATCTACGGGAAGTTCAGGTAATAATGGTATTTATAAGGCAGAGCTACTTTTTAACGGGGCACCAAACTTTAGCTGCGAGTTTAACACCTTTGCTTTTGACGAGTCGCGTTATGTAAATAATTATATCGATTATGAGCGCTATTACAATACAGGCCAGCGCTACCAGAAGCTTTTTATTCAAACGCCTTATCCGCTTACGTTACTAAAACACAACCAGCGCGACGGCCAGTTTGAAGTAGTGCCGGGCGATACCCAAAACTACCGCATTGAGGTTAGCGACTACCACGGCAACAAGACGTTTGTAAACGGTAGTATACAATACAGCGATGCCCCGGGTACAGTTATGGTTCCAAAACACGTTACGCCTTATTTAGTAAAATCTGCCAACGACAATAATTATACTAAAGGTGGCGTTTCAGTATTCGTGCCCGCGCACGCTTTTTATGAAGATTTTTATATGGATTTTGACGTAAAAGATTCTGTGCTTTACCTGCATCACCCTACGGTGCCGGTACATTCGTATGTACAGGTATCTTTTGATGTAAGCCATCTAAGCAAAGATGAACTTGCAAAAACCTTTATAGCGGGCTATGCCGGTAAACGTTTTAGCTACAATTCCAGTTTTATGGATGATGGCCGCCTTACCGCCAAAGTAAAAACACTTGGCAATTTTAAGCTGGCTAAAGACACCAATCCTCCAAAAATATTTGGCGCCACTTTTAAGGAAGGGGAGTGGCTTACTAAGGCAGATACCATTGGCATGAAGATAAGCGACGACCTTTCGGGCATTGCTACCTACGATACCTTTATAAACGGCAAGTGGGCGCTGATGCACTATGATTATAAAACGCGTACCATATTCCACAATTTTAGCGATGGTGTAGTAGATGAAGGCCGCAACGAATTAAAAGTTGTGGTTACCGATAATGTTGGAAATTCTACTACCTTTGAAACTCATTTTTTCAGAACACAAAAAGACTAA